In the Acetonema longum DSM 6540 genome, one interval contains:
- a CDS encoding sirohydrochlorin cobaltochelatase, whose protein sequence is MQKLMSLGVVMILAVMMVAGAFQGVDAAPAKKAILVVSFGTTFAETRQNTIEAIEKKVQQTFPDYEVRRVFTSNIVRKNLAANDNLHVDDLVTALNKLKNEGFTHVVVQSTHIIPGEEFEHKIVDTVAKYKNSFQEIVIGRPMLYFEGQNPDDYQLAVKALQQQLPKLKKGEAVVLMGHGTPEHKANANYQAFQDKLKANKLPVYIGTVEAAPTLEDVEEALRANKIKKVILMPFMIVAGDHANNDMAGDESDSWKSILTEKGYKVEVYLTGLGANPAVQDIYVQHVKDAIAGMKL, encoded by the coding sequence ATGCAAAAACTAATGAGCTTAGGAGTTGTGATGATTTTGGCGGTAATGATGGTTGCCGGCGCTTTCCAGGGCGTTGACGCCGCCCCTGCAAAAAAAGCCATTTTGGTTGTAAGCTTCGGGACTACCTTTGCCGAAACTCGTCAAAATACCATTGAGGCCATTGAAAAGAAAGTTCAGCAAACCTTCCCCGACTATGAAGTCCGCCGGGTATTTACCTCTAATATTGTCAGAAAGAACCTGGCTGCAAACGATAACCTGCATGTGGATGATCTGGTGACTGCCCTGAATAAATTGAAGAATGAAGGCTTTACCCATGTAGTTGTGCAGTCCACCCATATCATTCCCGGTGAAGAATTCGAGCACAAAATAGTGGATACCGTTGCTAAATATAAAAATAGTTTCCAAGAGATCGTGATTGGGCGTCCGATGCTCTACTTCGAAGGACAGAACCCTGATGACTATCAGCTGGCGGTGAAAGCATTGCAACAGCAACTGCCGAAACTCAAAAAAGGTGAAGCTGTTGTTTTAATGGGCCATGGAACTCCCGAGCACAAGGCTAATGCCAACTACCAGGCCTTCCAGGATAAACTGAAAGCGAACAAATTACCGGTATATATCGGAACGGTAGAGGCAGCACCTACTCTGGAAGATGTGGAAGAAGCACTGCGCGCCAATAAGATTAAGAAAGTAATCCTCATGCCGTTTATGATCGTTGCCGGCGACCATGCCAACAATGATATGGCGGGTGATGAGTCTGATTCCTGGAAATCGATTTTGACTGAAAAAGGCTACAAAGTGGAAGTATACTTGACTGGGCTGGGTGCTAATCCGGCTGTTCAGGATATTTATGTCCAGCACGTTAAGGATGCTATCGCCGGCATGAAGCTCTAA
- the folE2 gene encoding GTP cyclohydrolase FolE2: protein MKDVQNTSDQRGIAIQKVGVNDVHLPLMIKTKYGSYQSVLAKIRLTVDLPQEYKGTHMSRFIEVLSEWRQKPISNKEMEQILIDILHRLQAQKAHIDIQFKYFIEKTAPVSGLPSMLDYDCIFSGDMVTGGRLNFVMGVSVPFTSLCPCSKEISCYGAHNQRGVMRVQVRHRPGSYLWIEDLVTLMEEQGSCPVYPLLKREDEKYVTEKAYENPKFVEDVLRDLVLVLRRTQGISWFKIECENFESIHNHSAYAYHMEQLD, encoded by the coding sequence ATGAAAGACGTACAGAATACTTCCGACCAGAGGGGCATTGCGATTCAAAAAGTCGGAGTCAATGATGTCCATCTTCCATTGATGATTAAAACAAAATACGGATCGTATCAGTCGGTTTTAGCGAAAATACGCCTGACGGTAGATTTGCCTCAGGAATATAAAGGAACCCATATGAGCCGGTTTATCGAGGTATTAAGCGAATGGCGGCAAAAACCCATCTCCAATAAAGAAATGGAACAAATCTTGATTGATATCCTCCATCGCTTACAGGCTCAAAAGGCTCATATTGATATCCAGTTTAAATATTTCATTGAAAAAACCGCTCCGGTCAGCGGTCTGCCCAGCATGTTGGATTATGACTGCATCTTCAGCGGTGATATGGTAACAGGCGGCCGGTTGAATTTTGTCATGGGGGTCTCGGTCCCGTTTACTTCTCTTTGTCCCTGCAGCAAGGAAATATCCTGCTATGGCGCCCATAATCAGCGGGGCGTCATGCGGGTTCAGGTCAGGCACCGGCCAGGCAGTTATTTATGGATTGAGGATCTGGTGACATTGATGGAAGAGCAGGGAAGCTGCCCGGTCTATCCTCTGTTAAAGCGGGAAGACGAAAAATATGTAACCGAGAAAGCCTATGAAAATCCCAAATTTGTGGAAGACGTTTTACGGGACTTGGTACTGGTGTTACGCCGGACTCAGGGAATAAGCTGGTTCAAAATTGAATGCGAAAATTTCGAGAGCATTCATAATCACAGCGCTTATGCGTATCATATGGAACAATTGGATTAA
- the larC gene encoding nickel pincer cofactor biosynthesis protein LarC gives MSAIYLDCFSGISGNMILGALLDAGLPEDKLRGAIAKLSLSGFEISIKSVEKKGIHAVYVDVRLGRFQRQHRHLPDIIEIIHRADLPEPVKADSVKVFQRLAEAEAKVHSAPVDHIHFHEVGAADAIIDIVGSVYGFHFLGISEIYCSRLHVGSGFVKCSHGVMPVPAPATAELLHGIPYYSGDVAKELVTPTGAAIVATLGTGFGGMPADFISRSTGYGAGTWDLEIPNVLRLHLGERNVRTHIGTEGLYVLETNIDDMNPQYYNYVMDKVFALGALDVWLTPIIMKKGRPANTLSMLISADLLETVSALVLQETSSIGMRYYPVRRSIASRTIHDVPTPWGRVRLKVSRHEGRICNISPEYEDCRQLALQQNVPLKAVAQAALQAAYDSDSV, from the coding sequence ATGAGTGCAATCTATTTAGACTGTTTTTCCGGCATTAGCGGCAATATGATCCTGGGAGCACTGCTGGACGCAGGGTTGCCGGAGGACAAACTGCGCGGCGCGATTGCAAAACTGTCGCTGTCAGGCTTTGAAATAAGCATCAAATCGGTTGAGAAAAAAGGAATTCATGCTGTTTATGTGGACGTGCGGCTGGGAAGATTCCAACGCCAGCACAGACATTTGCCGGATATCATCGAGATTATTCACCGGGCCGATTTGCCGGAACCTGTGAAGGCTGACAGCGTCAAAGTTTTTCAACGCCTGGCCGAGGCGGAAGCGAAAGTGCACAGCGCTCCGGTGGACCATATTCACTTTCATGAGGTGGGAGCTGCCGATGCGATCATTGATATTGTCGGTTCTGTTTACGGCTTTCATTTTTTAGGAATCAGCGAAATTTATTGCTCCAGGTTGCACGTAGGTTCCGGTTTCGTGAAATGCAGCCATGGTGTGATGCCTGTGCCTGCTCCGGCTACTGCCGAACTGCTGCATGGCATACCTTACTATAGCGGCGATGTGGCTAAAGAATTGGTAACTCCAACCGGCGCGGCGATTGTCGCCACGCTGGGAACCGGATTCGGCGGCATGCCGGCTGATTTTATCAGTCGCAGCACCGGCTACGGCGCCGGGACATGGGACCTGGAGATCCCCAATGTTTTGCGTCTGCATCTGGGAGAACGAAATGTCCGGACCCATATAGGGACGGAAGGGCTGTACGTGCTGGAAACCAATATTGACGATATGAATCCGCAATACTATAACTATGTCATGGACAAAGTGTTTGCCCTTGGCGCTTTGGATGTGTGGCTTACGCCCATCATAATGAAGAAGGGACGACCGGCCAATACACTGTCGATGCTGATTTCCGCTGATTTGCTTGAGACAGTTTCCGCTTTGGTGCTGCAAGAAACTTCATCCATCGGGATGCGATATTATCCTGTCCGGAGATCTATTGCCTCCCGGACGATTCATGACGTACCCACACCCTGGGGCAGGGTAAGACTCAAAGTCAGCCGGCATGAAGGCAGGATCTGCAATATTTCTCCCGAATATGAAGACTGCCGTCAACTGGCTCTGCAGCAGAATGTGCCCCTTAAGGCAGTCGCTCAGGCTGCGCTGCAGGCAGCCTATGATTCAGATTCAGTATAG
- the rnhC gene encoding ribonuclease HIII has protein sequence MIENQLVKAKVDLLSVQFRNMGLTVKEIRPIDYGAQIRVTDETAVVTVNVYHGKKGISLTVGGSSGQPLTARVRSAVLGQPESAACPLPVPGQTARPTGFETVPDFDFRWIGSDESGKGDFFGPLVVAAVMVDETTAAQLTECGIKDCKLLSDDKVRAFAVRIRAICRERFVELELAPERYNALYQEFQAVGKNLNQLLAWGHARVLEELLGKVPCRFAIADQFAAEHQLITQLMEKGRQVTLVQIPRAERNIAVAAASVLARDRFLACLAALEEQFDMKFPKGASSLVVTAGRQFADRYDRASLPEVCKLHFRTVSQI, from the coding sequence ATGATTGAAAATCAACTGGTAAAAGCAAAAGTAGATCTTTTATCCGTTCAGTTTAGAAACATGGGTCTTACTGTTAAGGAAATAAGGCCGATTGATTACGGGGCGCAGATAAGAGTGACCGATGAAACGGCGGTAGTCACCGTAAATGTTTATCACGGCAAAAAAGGGATTTCCCTTACGGTCGGCGGCAGTTCCGGTCAGCCATTGACCGCCAGGGTCCGGTCCGCTGTTTTAGGACAGCCGGAATCTGCTGCCTGCCCGCTCCCTGTCCCCGGCCAGACTGCACGGCCAACCGGATTTGAAACTGTGCCGGATTTTGATTTCCGCTGGATCGGCAGTGATGAGTCGGGTAAGGGAGATTTCTTCGGTCCGTTGGTGGTCGCTGCGGTTATGGTGGATGAAACTACCGCGGCTCAATTGACCGAATGCGGCATAAAGGATTGCAAACTGCTGTCGGATGACAAAGTTCGGGCATTTGCTGTCCGAATCCGGGCAATTTGCCGCGAGAGGTTTGTTGAGCTTGAATTGGCGCCGGAGAGATATAACGCTCTGTATCAGGAATTTCAGGCCGTAGGCAAAAATTTAAACCAGCTTTTAGCCTGGGGCCATGCCCGGGTGCTGGAGGAGCTGCTAGGGAAAGTTCCCTGCCGTTTTGCCATTGCCGACCAATTTGCCGCGGAACATCAGCTGATCACTCAGTTGATGGAAAAGGGCAGGCAAGTGACGCTGGTGCAAATACCGCGGGCCGAACGGAATATTGCTGTTGCCGCGGCTTCAGTTTTGGCCAGAGACCGGTTTTTAGCCTGCCTCGCAGCTTTAGAGGAACAGTTTGATATGAAGTTCCCCAAGGGAGCTTCGTCATTAGTTGTGACGGCCGGGCGACAGTTTGCGGACAGGTATGACAGGGCCTCTTTGCCTGAAGTGTGCAAACTGCATTTCAGGACTGTATCCCAAATATAG
- the cobI gene encoding precorrin-2 C(20)-methyltransferase gives MPRKRKKRESLAFSIVKRHIQPHTQVVDMVFPMIKDTQALGGSWADNKKKILEFLQEGKKVVFITLGDPMLYSTYIYVFKLLQDLGHQVVNIPGIPAFCAITSHTGFPIAEWTDVVAIVPATAAPDKIEKVLDICDAAVLMKVYKNSSQIIGMLQEKGFAANAVLASDVGTEREMIVRNISEAKDQPCSYLSTIVARRAAQNR, from the coding sequence TTGCCCCGAAAACGGAAAAAACGGGAAAGTCTGGCTTTTTCCATTGTGAAACGCCATATTCAGCCCCATACGCAGGTTGTGGACATGGTATTCCCGATGATCAAAGATACCCAAGCCTTAGGCGGGAGCTGGGCAGATAACAAGAAGAAAATTCTGGAGTTTCTGCAGGAAGGTAAAAAGGTAGTTTTTATCACTCTGGGCGATCCCATGCTGTACAGCACTTATATCTATGTGTTTAAACTCTTGCAGGATTTAGGGCATCAGGTAGTCAACATACCGGGCATCCCGGCGTTTTGCGCCATTACCAGTCATACCGGCTTCCCCATAGCCGAGTGGACGGATGTAGTGGCAATTGTACCTGCTACCGCTGCCCCGGATAAAATAGAGAAGGTGCTGGACATCTGCGATGCGGCCGTCTTGATGAAGGTGTATAAAAACAGCAGCCAGATCATTGGAATGCTCCAGGAAAAAGGTTTTGCGGCTAATGCCGTATTGGCAAGTGATGTAGGGACTGAACGCGAAATGATCGTCCGCAATATCAGCGAGGCCAAAGACCAGCCTTGCAGCTATCTGTCCACTATTGTTGCCAGGCGTGCTGCGCAGAACAGATAG